In Dama dama isolate Ldn47 chromosome X, ASM3311817v1, whole genome shotgun sequence, one genomic interval encodes:
- the LOC133052605 gene encoding olfactory receptor 1468-like gives MLQGNQTISEFFLLGLTAVSEQQQHIFELFLCMYLVTMVGNLLVILAIVSDAHLHSPMYFFLANLSFTDICFISITVPKMLADIQSQNPVISFAGCLTQMYFFMLLVDLDNFLLAAMAYDRYVAICHPLHYAALLSLKRCALLVVTPCVVCNLVSVLHLGLLGLLNFCDQREIPHFFCDLEPILRLACSDTQINDLIVLVIGGSVIFIPFTFICVSYCLIACTVLRIPSAKGKWKTFSTCGSHFLAVSLFYGSISGVYFLPSSAYSAERDKVAAVMYSVVTPMMNPFIYSLRNKDMKAAVKRLLIRKTYFWRW, from the coding sequence ATGCTCCAAGGAAACCAAACTATCTCTGAATTTTTCCTCCTGGGACTCACAGCGGTGTCTGAACAGCAGCAGCACATCTTTGAGCTGTTTTTGTGCATGTATCTGGTTACCATGGTGGGAAATTTACTTGTCATCCTGGCTATTGTCAGTGATGCTCACCTCCAcagccccatgtacttcttccttgcCAATCTATCCTTCACCGACATCTGCTTCATATCTATTACAGTCCCCAAAATGTTGGCAGACATCCAAAGCCAGAACCCAGTCATCTCCTTTGCAGGATGCCTTACACAAATGTACTTTTTTATGTTGCTGGTGGACCTGGACAATTTCCTCTTGGCAGCCATGGCGTATGACCGGTACGTTGCCATCTGTCACCCATTACACTATGCTGCGTTACTGAGTCTGAAGCGTTGTGCCCTGTTGGTAGTGACTCCATGCGTTGTCTGTAATCTTGTTTCAGTACTTCATCTCGGTCTGCTGGGCCTCTTGAATTTCTGTGATCAGAGAGAAATTCCACACTTCTTCTGTGACCTGGAGCCCATTTTAAGGCTGGCTTGTTCAGACACTCAGATCAATGACTTGATAGTCCTAGTAATTGGGGGATCAGTTATCTTCATTCCATTCACCTTCATCTGTGTCTCCTATTGCCTTATTGCTTGCACTGTACTTAGGATTCCTTCAGCCAAGGGGAAGTGGAAAACATTCTCCACTTGTGGCTCCCATTTCTTAGCTGTGTCCCTCTTCTACGGATCTATCAGTGGGGTCtactttcttccctcttctgccTACTCAGCAGAAAGGGATAAGGTGGCTGCCGTCATGTATTCAGTGGTGACTCCCATGATGAACCCCTTCATCTATAGTCTAAGGAACAAGGACATGAAGGCAGCTGTGAAGAGACTACTTATCAGGAAAACCTATTTCTGGAGATGGTGA